The Halosimplex litoreum genome has a window encoding:
- a CDS encoding 30S ribosomal protein S15, which yields MARMHTRRRGSSSSDKPAADEPPEWSDVDESAIEERVVELAEQGHSPSQIGLKLRDEGVNGTPVPDVSLATGKKVTEILEENDADPELPEDLRNLFERAVRLHEHMDENPTDHQNKRALQNTESKIRRLVDYYRGDELDEEFTYSADEVAELLE from the coding sequence ATGGCACGAATGCACACCCGCCGTCGCGGCTCGTCCAGTTCGGACAAGCCGGCGGCAGACGAACCCCCGGAGTGGAGCGACGTAGACGAATCGGCGATCGAAGAGCGCGTCGTCGAGCTGGCCGAGCAGGGCCACAGCCCCAGCCAGATCGGCCTGAAGCTGCGCGACGAGGGCGTCAACGGGACCCCGGTCCCGGACGTCTCCCTCGCGACCGGCAAGAAGGTCACCGAGATCTTAGAAGAGAACGACGCCGACCCCGAGCTGCCCGAGGACCTGCGTAACCTCTTCGAGCGGGCCGTCCGCCTGCACGAGCACATGGACGAGAACCCGACCGACCACCAGAACAAGCGCGCGCTCCAGAACACCGAATCGAAGATCCGCCGCCTGGTCGACTACTACCGCGGCGACGAGCTCGACGAGGAGTTCACCTACAGCGCAGACGAAGTCGCCGAACTCCTCGAATAG
- a CDS encoding DUF7288 family protein, whose amino-acid sequence MSADARGQAHTLEGVVASLILLSAVVFALEMTAVTPLSASTSSQHIENQQEATARGVLASAAETGALERAVLSWNATSEEFYATTDRGYFASAPPNRFGELLERSFDRNGIAYNVRLQYQDADGTRDSRRFVYQGRPSDNAVQATWSLVLFENDRIRDRDGDPTATTVADESTLFAPPASDGAVYNVVRVEVVVWRI is encoded by the coding sequence GTGTCCGCCGACGCGCGCGGACAGGCCCACACGCTCGAAGGAGTGGTAGCGAGCCTGATACTGCTGTCGGCGGTGGTGTTCGCGCTGGAGATGACGGCGGTGACGCCGCTGTCGGCGAGCACGTCCAGCCAGCACATCGAGAACCAGCAGGAGGCGACGGCGCGGGGCGTGCTCGCGTCGGCGGCGGAGACTGGCGCGCTGGAGCGGGCGGTGCTGTCGTGGAACGCGACGAGCGAGGAATTCTACGCCACGACCGATCGGGGCTACTTCGCGTCGGCTCCGCCGAACCGCTTCGGTGAGCTGCTCGAACGGTCGTTCGATCGTAACGGCATCGCGTACAACGTTCGCCTGCAGTACCAGGACGCCGACGGTACGCGCGACAGCCGGCGCTTCGTCTACCAGGGGCGTCCGAGCGACAACGCCGTCCAGGCGACGTGGTCGCTGGTGCTGTTCGAGAACGACCGAATACGCGACCGAGACGGGGATCCGACGGCGACGACTGTCGCCGACGAGTCGACGCTGTTCGCACCGCCGGCGTCGGACGGCGCGGTGTACAACGTCGTCCGCGTGGAGGTGGTCGTGTGGCGGATCTGA
- a CDS encoding type II/IV secretion system ATPase subunit: MAIDGTGGNESDQVATGGERLSGDGATVGEYTWNDLRRDVHTGGRFDRSEYLGFDPLDVEDRLQAGASAAKTLERAWGERIEAERSFVVKDRYTWEHFKQEYYYDEDGEIPRDSDGEKVPFEPEEYLGFDPDETEDRLSQAGGAAERLASVVDERTIDVNPDLDEDAFFSTVDGHSTVVNRYDLEKAVPLEKKAHFVEVERYWVNKPYACVIIFHSRKENEKKYYAIEPYQNDIESQLVGFLSGKLKSAIKYSEDEIVVEGSDADRAGVIQRETERLLERYDLYTPGQQGELGVLDQLKGALGMDVAVETQGGELDGIEARPEPAVVGDDPKTLNEYQVEKLLYRLKRDFIGYARIDPIKHDINVEDISCDGYNSRVFVYHTEYENIITNVEHGRQELDDFVVKLAQRSGKGISKRQPQVDATLPDGSRSQLTLGEEVSDHGTNYTIRQFKDVPFTPVDLINWNTFSLDEMAFLWLCIENNKSMIFAGGTASGKTTSLNAISLFIPSNAKIVSIEDTREVELPQRNWVASVTRPSFGEDDKGDVDEFDLLEAALRQRPDYIVMGEVRGEEGRDLFQVMSTGHTAYSTFHADTVGEVIKRFTTEPINVSKTLFTALDLVSIQTQTRVDGNKVRRNKNLTEINEYSAEHDEINVRDVYEWQAETDEFLQMGNSNTLEELKFDRGWTQERLDEELFMRKVVLAYLIEQNLNTYTEVAAAVQAFINDPDTIMALVAEDKLERSLEDLRDMESVKIDIDPEKEEMVPRPDPPAEMLDEAEDILENAQPLFQRFREKETSDIVDALTGSGVDEEEADITPIESEAETDITPVESEDDDDDIDFSEFVPAAGAEADEA, encoded by the coding sequence ATGGCAATTGATGGCACGGGGGGCAACGAGTCAGACCAGGTCGCGACGGGGGGCGAGCGGCTCTCGGGGGACGGTGCGACCGTGGGCGAGTACACGTGGAACGACCTGCGCCGGGACGTACACACGGGGGGACGCTTCGACCGCAGCGAGTACCTCGGGTTCGACCCGCTCGACGTCGAGGACCGCCTACAGGCGGGCGCGAGCGCCGCCAAGACGCTCGAACGGGCGTGGGGGGAGCGCATCGAAGCCGAGCGCTCGTTCGTCGTCAAGGACCGCTACACCTGGGAGCACTTCAAACAGGAGTACTACTACGACGAGGACGGCGAGATCCCGCGGGACAGCGACGGCGAGAAGGTCCCGTTCGAGCCCGAGGAGTACCTCGGGTTCGACCCGGACGAGACGGAGGACCGACTGAGTCAGGCCGGGGGAGCCGCCGAGCGGCTCGCGTCGGTCGTCGACGAGCGCACTATCGACGTCAACCCCGACCTCGACGAGGACGCCTTCTTCTCGACGGTCGACGGCCACTCGACGGTCGTCAACCGCTACGACCTGGAGAAGGCGGTCCCGCTGGAGAAGAAGGCCCACTTCGTCGAGGTCGAGCGCTACTGGGTGAACAAACCGTACGCCTGCGTGATCATCTTCCACTCGCGCAAGGAAAACGAGAAGAAGTACTACGCCATCGAGCCCTACCAGAACGACATCGAGTCCCAGCTGGTCGGCTTCCTCTCGGGCAAGCTCAAATCGGCTATCAAGTACTCCGAGGACGAGATCGTCGTCGAGGGGAGCGACGCCGACCGCGCCGGCGTCATCCAGCGCGAGACCGAGCGCCTGCTCGAACGCTACGACCTGTACACGCCCGGCCAGCAGGGCGAGTTAGGGGTACTGGACCAGCTCAAAGGGGCGCTGGGCATGGACGTCGCGGTCGAGACCCAGGGGGGTGAACTGGACGGCATCGAGGCCCGGCCCGAGCCGGCGGTCGTCGGCGACGACCCGAAGACGCTCAACGAGTACCAGGTCGAGAAGCTTCTCTACCGGCTGAAACGGGACTTCATCGGGTACGCGCGCATCGACCCGATCAAACACGACATCAACGTCGAGGACATCTCCTGCGACGGCTACAACTCCCGGGTGTTCGTCTACCATACGGAGTACGAGAACATCATCACGAACGTCGAACACGGGCGCCAGGAGCTCGACGACTTCGTCGTCAAACTCGCCCAGCGCTCGGGGAAGGGGATCAGCAAGCGTCAACCGCAGGTCGACGCCACCCTCCCCGACGGGTCGCGCTCACAGCTGACGCTGGGCGAGGAAGTGTCCGACCACGGGACCAACTACACCATCCGTCAGTTCAAGGACGTCCCGTTCACGCCGGTCGACCTCATCAACTGGAACACGTTCTCGCTGGACGAGATGGCGTTCCTCTGGCTCTGTATCGAGAACAACAAGTCGATGATCTTCGCGGGCGGTACGGCCTCGGGGAAGACCACCTCGCTGAACGCCATCTCCCTGTTCATCCCGTCCAACGCGAAGATCGTCTCCATCGAGGACACGCGCGAGGTCGAACTCCCCCAGCGCAACTGGGTCGCGTCGGTCACCCGCCCCTCCTTCGGCGAGGACGACAAGGGCGACGTCGACGAGTTCGACCTGCTGGAAGCCGCGCTCCGACAGCGCCCCGACTACATCGTGATGGGCGAGGTCCGTGGTGAGGAGGGTCGCGACCTCTTCCAGGTCATGTCGACCGGGCACACCGCCTACTCTACCTTCCACGCCGACACCGTGGGCGAGGTCATCAAGCGGTTCACGACCGAGCCGATCAACGTCTCGAAGACCCTGTTCACGGCGCTGGACCTGGTCTCCATCCAGACCCAGACCCGCGTCGACGGCAACAAGGTGCGCCGGAACAAGAACCTCACCGAGATCAACGAGTACTCCGCCGAACACGACGAGATCAACGTCCGCGACGTCTACGAGTGGCAGGCCGAGACCGACGAGTTCCTCCAGATGGGCAACTCCAACACGCTGGAGGAGCTGAAGTTCGACCGCGGGTGGACCCAGGAACGGCTCGACGAGGAGCTGTTCATGCGGAAGGTCGTCCTCGCGTATCTCATCGAACAGAACCTCAACACCTACACGGAGGTCGCGGCCGCGGTTCAGGCCTTCATCAACGACCCGGACACGATCATGGCGCTCGTCGCCGAGGACAAACTGGAGCGCTCGCTGGAAGACCTGCGGGACATGGAGTCGGTCAAGATCGACATCGACCCCGAGAAAGAGGAGATGGTCCCGCGGCCGGACCCGCCGGCGGAGATGCTCGACGAGGCCGAGGACATCCTCGAGAACGCCCAGCCGCTGTTCCAGCGCTTCCGCGAGAAGGAGACCTCGGACATCGTCGACGCCCTGACGGGGTCGGGCGTCGACGAGGAGGAGGCCGATATCACGCCGATAGAGAGCGAGGCCGAGACCGACATCACGCCGGTCGAGAGCGAGGACGACGACGACGATATCGACTTCAGCGAGTTCGTCCCGGCCGCCGGTGCGGAGGCTGACGAGGCATGA
- a CDS encoding DUF7289 family protein produces the protein MSSVLGITLLFAIVIGGTAVVVTVGAAGLDDTRQQLDTNRAEKALTQFDSRSAMVALGGTSSQGIELATERESGYYVDDDRGWMNVSVTNQSTGTTRTVANVTMGAVSYEGDRTTIAYQGGGVWKRTDGGVSMVSPPEFHFRQQTLTLPIIRVNSSRTLGSGARVTKDGPPSIRYPNTTGSNDFVNPLDQGRVNVTVHSDFYQAWGRYFEQRTDGTVYYDHPNETARTELVVPFDEEFDDLLATSNAAGIKSSGRSDPEPHETGVTFPSADSKIEDRIEECETGGCDTTTDFDDIDTAGTYYSDTGFSGALDVDTSEGNVTVVVDGTFAPSSVSVTGDNATTVLVRNDFTIGSDLNGGGDPSAFRVVVHSDGDMHVTGNRAFTGFIYAPDSHCHLSGKGYFEGGANCESIHISGKPNDFHYDESIEDIDLDLTGDVTKLTYLHVTVNSINVTSR, from the coding sequence GTGAGTAGCGTACTGGGGATTACGCTGCTGTTCGCGATCGTTATCGGGGGAACGGCAGTCGTCGTCACGGTCGGTGCGGCGGGACTGGACGATACGCGCCAGCAACTGGACACGAACCGGGCGGAGAAGGCACTGACACAGTTCGACTCGCGGAGCGCGATGGTCGCGTTGGGCGGTACCAGTTCACAGGGGATCGAACTGGCGACCGAGCGGGAGTCGGGGTACTACGTCGACGACGACCGCGGGTGGATGAACGTATCCGTCACGAACCAGTCCACCGGAACCACTCGGACGGTCGCCAACGTGACTATGGGTGCGGTGTCGTACGAGGGCGACCGGACGACGATCGCTTACCAGGGCGGGGGTGTCTGGAAACGGACGGACGGTGGCGTATCGATGGTTTCGCCTCCCGAGTTCCACTTCCGCCAGCAGACGCTGACGCTCCCGATCATCCGCGTCAACAGCTCCCGGACCCTCGGATCGGGCGCCAGAGTGACCAAAGACGGTCCGCCGTCGATCAGGTACCCGAACACGACCGGGAGCAACGACTTCGTCAACCCGTTGGACCAGGGGCGGGTCAACGTCACCGTCCACAGTGATTTCTACCAGGCCTGGGGGCGCTACTTCGAGCAACGCACCGACGGGACCGTCTACTACGACCACCCCAACGAGACCGCGCGAACCGAACTGGTGGTCCCGTTCGACGAGGAGTTCGACGATCTCCTGGCCACGAGCAACGCCGCGGGGATCAAAAGCAGCGGTCGGTCCGACCCCGAACCACACGAGACCGGCGTGACCTTCCCGTCGGCGGACTCGAAGATCGAAGACCGGATCGAGGAATGCGAGACGGGGGGTTGTGACACTACGACCGACTTCGACGATATCGACACCGCGGGGACGTACTACTCCGACACCGGGTTCAGCGGGGCACTGGACGTAGATACGTCGGAAGGGAACGTCACCGTCGTCGTCGACGGAACGTTCGCACCGAGTTCCGTCTCCGTCACCGGCGACAACGCGACCACCGTCCTCGTCAGGAACGACTTCACGATCGGGTCCGACCTCAACGGCGGTGGCGATCCGAGCGCGTTCCGTGTCGTCGTCCACTCCGACGGCGACATGCACGTCACCGGGAACCGGGCGTTCACGGGCTTCATCTACGCACCGGACTCGCACTGCCACCTCAGCGGCAAGGGGTACTTCGAGGGCGGCGCGAACTGCGAGAGCATCCACATCAGCGGCAAGCCCAACGATTTCCACTACGACGAGTCGATCGAGGATATCGACCTCGACCTGACCGGCGACGTGACCAAGCTCACGTACCTCCACGTGACGGTCAACTCGATCAACGTCACGAGCCGGTAG
- a CDS encoding DUF7261 family protein has product MADLNAGERARDEDGHATGRSGRGRGQIILVGAFALAVVFVALALVMNAAIYTENLATRSESAGTADAHVFERTTTKAAEEAFRYAHEVNASDHEGLRRNVTQAMDAYHNVTRTQQAAGGQLVDVAVVPTPPAGTNVTETNTVFESPGGTGDWTVASGVSGTRSFRLDVENWLGDSDDELWVVAGDADDWYLNVSYDGSLWEVGVNDSGTYTTCATTAASDVTIDVSDGTVDGDECAALTLGDVGGSYALKIRNGSVADGDYTMIADVEPTAVAAGVPTEEVLYAMTVDLTYRTPELRYRTTIRVAPGETGG; this is encoded by the coding sequence GTGGCGGATCTGAACGCCGGCGAGCGAGCGCGGGACGAAGACGGACACGCGACCGGTCGCTCCGGTCGCGGCCGCGGGCAGATAATCCTCGTCGGGGCGTTCGCGCTGGCGGTCGTGTTCGTCGCGCTGGCGCTGGTCATGAACGCGGCGATCTACACGGAGAACCTGGCGACTCGCAGCGAGTCCGCGGGGACTGCCGATGCCCACGTGTTCGAGCGCACGACGACGAAGGCCGCCGAGGAGGCGTTCCGCTACGCCCACGAGGTCAACGCCAGCGACCACGAGGGGCTCAGACGGAACGTCACGCAGGCGATGGACGCCTACCACAACGTGACTCGAACCCAGCAGGCGGCGGGCGGCCAACTCGTCGACGTGGCGGTCGTGCCGACGCCGCCGGCGGGGACGAACGTGACGGAGACGAACACCGTGTTCGAGAGTCCCGGAGGGACCGGTGACTGGACCGTGGCGAGCGGCGTGAGCGGCACCCGGTCGTTCCGACTCGACGTGGAGAACTGGCTGGGCGACTCGGACGACGAGCTGTGGGTCGTCGCCGGCGACGCCGACGACTGGTATCTCAACGTCTCCTACGACGGCAGCCTGTGGGAGGTCGGCGTCAACGACTCCGGGACGTACACGACCTGCGCGACGACGGCTGCCAGCGACGTGACGATCGACGTCTCCGATGGAACGGTCGACGGCGACGAGTGTGCGGCGCTGACCCTCGGCGACGTGGGCGGGAGTTACGCCCTGAAGATACGGAACGGGTCGGTCGCCGATGGAGATTACACGATGATCGCCGACGTGGAGCCGACGGCGGTCGCCGCGGGCGTCCCGACCGAGGAGGTGCTCTACGCGATGACGGTCGACCTGACCTACCGGACGCCGGAACTGCGCTATCGGACGACGATCCGGGTCGCCCCGGGTGAGACCGGTGGGTGA
- a CDS encoding type II secretion system F family protein, with translation MSLGRSSQQLGGSNTVGDTFYPLYQALFDEDGDFVSGIEAKLAEARMGDNVEMYISRALAVGTLAGLTLWLLGMLLGFLLVQLLGLAEGPLLGLRIPEAIEPVVLALKVPAIVFVSGIVFGAVGFGIGFGSLLSIPYFRSNARKREINVLLSDSVAFMYALSVGGLNQLEILQAMAQADDTYGEVAKEFQSIVLETEYFDTDYRTAIRNQSIETPSEELSQFLTDMLSIVDSGGDMTSFLEDQKDKQMRTAKQEQKKMLDTLELFGEMYMTLSLFPLLLIIITVIMSMMSSGSRMDMMVGTVYGLIPLTGVGFLVLTSTVTQDSIGDGYLHPDRGAETYNEADDGLLSLGLVEGYTGTYGVFDRVKSREGTYRATQILKQPHIFFRNNPLYVLGITIPITIAFFAVVVIFHMAPMTISELVVPQGGDVPEGLNDPSKRWVYPVITGTFMWVYVPIYLNFLPLAIFYEWNLRTRRSVVGNLSENLRKLASANDTGMTLLESIRVVADTSSGRMADELETMHAKVNYGTSLKDALREFNNRYHIPRLARTVKLISEAQEASSQIQDVLSTAAQASENQDDIDLERKSRARMQMVIIIMTYLTLLGVMALLKVRFLTVMADLATQTTSSGSSGGVPGGSFSGVNTQILSVLFFHAVVLQALLSSFIAGYIRDVSLLSGVKFAVVLPTIALIVWYVVTLIS, from the coding sequence ATGAGCCTCGGGCGGTCCTCCCAGCAACTCGGCGGGTCGAACACGGTCGGGGACACGTTCTACCCCCTCTACCAGGCGCTGTTCGACGAGGACGGCGACTTCGTCTCGGGCATCGAGGCCAAACTCGCCGAGGCTCGGATGGGCGACAACGTCGAGATGTACATCTCGCGGGCGCTGGCGGTCGGGACTCTCGCCGGACTGACCCTCTGGCTGCTCGGCATGCTCCTCGGGTTCCTCCTCGTTCAGTTGCTCGGCCTCGCCGAGGGACCGCTGCTCGGCTTGCGCATCCCCGAGGCCATCGAACCGGTCGTGCTGGCGTTGAAAGTGCCTGCGATCGTGTTCGTCTCCGGGATCGTCTTCGGCGCCGTCGGCTTCGGCATCGGCTTCGGCTCGCTGCTGTCGATCCCCTACTTCCGGTCGAACGCGCGCAAACGCGAGATCAACGTCCTCCTCTCCGATTCGGTCGCGTTCATGTACGCCCTCTCGGTGGGCGGGCTGAACCAGCTGGAGATCCTGCAGGCGATGGCACAGGCCGACGACACCTACGGCGAGGTGGCCAAAGAGTTCCAGTCGATCGTCCTCGAGACGGAGTACTTCGACACCGACTACCGGACCGCGATCCGCAACCAGTCCATCGAGACGCCCAGCGAGGAACTGAGCCAGTTCCTCACCGACATGCTGTCGATCGTCGACTCCGGCGGTGACATGACGTCGTTCCTCGAGGACCAGAAGGACAAGCAGATGCGGACGGCAAAGCAGGAACAGAAGAAGATGCTGGACACGCTGGAGCTGTTCGGCGAGATGTACATGACCCTCTCGCTGTTCCCGCTCCTGCTCATCATCATCACCGTCATCATGAGCATGATGTCCTCGGGGTCGCGCATGGACATGATGGTCGGCACCGTCTACGGGCTCATCCCGCTGACGGGCGTCGGGTTCCTCGTGCTCACCTCCACCGTGACCCAGGACTCCATCGGTGACGGCTACCTCCACCCCGACCGCGGCGCCGAGACCTACAACGAGGCCGACGACGGACTGTTGAGCCTCGGCCTCGTCGAGGGGTACACAGGGACCTACGGCGTCTTCGACCGGGTCAAGAGCCGGGAGGGGACCTACCGCGCCACCCAGATCCTCAAACAGCCACACATCTTCTTCCGCAACAACCCGCTGTACGTGCTGGGGATCACGATCCCGATCACGATCGCCTTCTTCGCCGTCGTGGTCATCTTCCACATGGCCCCGATGACGATCTCGGAGCTGGTGGTCCCCCAGGGCGGGGACGTGCCCGAGGGGCTCAACGACCCGAGCAAGCGCTGGGTGTACCCCGTCATCACGGGGACGTTCATGTGGGTGTACGTCCCGATCTATCTGAACTTCCTCCCGCTGGCTATCTTCTACGAGTGGAACCTCCGGACCCGGCGCAGTGTCGTCGGCAACCTCTCGGAGAACCTCCGCAAGCTCGCCAGCGCGAACGACACCGGGATGACCCTGTTGGAGTCGATCCGGGTCGTCGCCGACACCTCCTCGGGGCGGATGGCCGACGAGCTGGAGACGATGCACGCCAAGGTCAACTACGGAACCAGCCTCAAGGACGCGCTCCGGGAGTTCAACAACCGCTATCACATCCCCCGGCTCGCCCGGACGGTCAAGCTCATCAGCGAGGCCCAGGAGGCCTCCAGCCAGATTCAGGACGTGCTCTCGACCGCCGCCCAGGCCTCCGAGAATCAGGACGACATCGATCTGGAACGCAAGTCCCGCGCCCGGATGCAGATGGTCATCATCATCATGACCTACCTCACGCTGCTGGGCGTGATGGCGCTGCTGAAGGTCCGGTTCCTGACCGTCATGGCCGATCTCGCGACCCAGACGACCTCCAGCGGGTCCTCGGGCGGCGTCCCCGGTGGCAGCTTCAGCGGCGTCAACACGCAGATCCTCTCGGTGCTGTTCTTCCACGCCGTCGTCCTCCAGGCGCTGCTGTCGTCGTTCATCGCCGGCTACATCCGCGACGTGAGCCTCCTGTCGGGCGTCAAGTTCGCCGTCGTCCTGCCGACGATCGCGCTGATCGTCTGGTACGTCGTCACGCTGATATCCTGA
- a CDS encoding DUF7287 family protein, translating to MSTFGDSDRSATHGADVRRVERDERLRRRERGQTTLDFALGMSIFLLSLVFVVAFVPGMLEPFSGGAQSETPAVNRVADDLTQGTLGNASAPYVLDETCTVELFTAGVPGECRYDGTELSDRVGVLERSPVNVTIRGDLDGSGADDILCWDTSVVGGQLAERGASGCGPLLTGGSNPAGSGGKTVSAQRVALLDGQDVTVEVVMW from the coding sequence ATGTCAACATTCGGAGATAGCGACAGGTCCGCGACACACGGCGCGGACGTACGGCGAGTCGAGCGTGACGAGCGACTGCGACGCCGCGAGCGGGGGCAGACGACGCTGGATTTCGCGCTCGGGATGAGCATCTTCCTGCTATCGCTCGTCTTCGTGGTGGCGTTCGTCCCGGGGATGTTAGAGCCGTTCTCCGGGGGTGCCCAGTCGGAGACGCCGGCGGTCAACCGCGTCGCCGACGACCTGACCCAGGGGACGCTCGGCAACGCGAGCGCGCCGTACGTGCTCGACGAGACCTGTACGGTCGAGCTGTTCACGGCGGGCGTGCCCGGGGAGTGTCGTTACGACGGCACGGAACTGTCCGACCGGGTCGGGGTCCTCGAACGGTCGCCGGTGAACGTGACGATCCGCGGCGATCTGGACGGGTCCGGCGCGGACGACATCCTCTGTTGGGACACCAGCGTCGTCGGGGGGCAACTGGCCGAACGGGGCGCGAGCGGGTGCGGGCCGTTGCTGACCGGTGGGTCCAACCCCGCGGGCAGCGGCGGGAAGACCGTCAGCGCGCAGCGGGTCGCGCTGCTCGACGGCCAGGACGTGACCGTCGAGGTGGTGATGTGGTGA
- a CDS encoding DUF7289 family protein, which produces MTRRRPPATVVRGTEDRSKPAGAVGRGSDRRGVSDLIGFVLVFSLVAAVVAIVSLAGLASLEDARDAQQTDNAELAMEVLSDNVADITERGAPSRATEISLSDASLTLADPIQIEVRDPTGPPDESFLTTRTFNVRPIVYDDGGTELVYVMGAIFRAERQGGTVVQPWSPVVSADRTMVQVVNTGSATDGVQLIESSTVLVRTNSNQRVVAAEDDTSAYDDIWINVTSPRRDLWERMLDDHPAMDCSTTGPETVECEVTVDPRDLYVVEHRIAVDFER; this is translated from the coding sequence ATGACGCGGCGTCGACCACCAGCGACCGTCGTTCGGGGGACCGAAGACCGCAGCAAGCCGGCTGGAGCAGTCGGTCGTGGGTCCGACCGACGGGGAGTCAGCGACCTGATCGGGTTCGTGCTGGTGTTCTCGCTGGTCGCGGCGGTCGTCGCGATCGTGTCCCTGGCGGGACTGGCCTCGCTGGAGGACGCACGCGACGCCCAGCAGACGGACAACGCAGAGCTTGCGATGGAGGTCCTCTCCGACAACGTGGCGGACATCACCGAGCGGGGCGCACCGAGTCGCGCGACCGAGATCAGTCTGTCGGACGCGTCGCTCACGCTCGCCGACCCGATCCAGATCGAGGTCCGCGACCCGACCGGCCCGCCGGACGAGTCGTTCTTGACGACCCGGACGTTCAACGTCCGACCGATCGTCTACGACGATGGAGGCACGGAGCTCGTGTACGTGATGGGAGCGATCTTCCGCGCCGAACGGCAGGGGGGAACGGTCGTGCAGCCGTGGTCGCCGGTCGTCAGCGCGGACCGGACGATGGTCCAGGTCGTCAACACGGGGTCGGCGACCGACGGGGTGCAGCTGATCGAGAGCTCGACGGTACTGGTGCGGACCAATAGCAACCAACGCGTCGTCGCTGCAGAGGACGACACGAGCGCGTACGACGATATCTGGATCAACGTGACGTCCCCCCGACGCGACCTCTGGGAGCGGATGCTCGACGATCACCCAGCGATGGACTGCTCGACGACCGGTCCCGAGACGGTCGAGTGCGAGGTCACCGTCGACCCGCGCGATCTCTACGTCGTCGAACACCGGATCGCGGTCGACTTCGAGCGGTGA
- a CDS encoding DUF7266 family protein yields MGDPPPRRRSRERRASRGASGGQKRSVGFGGLRGQSTALDYTLSLAVASLVITGLLVAAGDFVTHQREEVVRTELGVVGEQLAGEVDAADRLVRASDTESLSLNASLPETVAGASYTIAVDDTATGEWLNLTAQDPDITVSVRLETETPLDPDTVGGGRIRVVYDPVAEHLEVRG; encoded by the coding sequence GTGGGTGATCCGCCGCCGCGGCGTCGCAGTCGCGAGCGTCGCGCATCGAGGGGCGCCAGTGGCGGGCAAAAGCGTAGCGTCGGTTTCGGCGGCCTGCGGGGCCAGTCCACCGCGCTGGACTACACACTCTCGCTCGCGGTGGCGTCGCTCGTCATCACCGGTCTCCTCGTCGCGGCGGGAGATTTCGTCACACACCAGCGTGAGGAAGTCGTCCGGACGGAGCTGGGCGTCGTCGGGGAGCAGTTGGCCGGCGAAGTCGACGCGGCCGACCGGCTGGTTCGGGCCAGCGACACCGAGTCGCTATCGCTGAACGCGTCGCTCCCAGAGACGGTCGCCGGAGCGAGCTACACGATCGCGGTCGACGATACGGCCACCGGAGAGTGGCTCAACCTCACCGCCCAGGACCCGGATATCACGGTCTCCGTCCGACTGGAGACGGAGACGCCCCTCGATCCCGATACCGTCGGTGGCGGACGGATTCGGGTGGTCTACGACCCGGTAGCGGAGCATCTGGAGGTGCGCGGATGA
- a CDS encoding KEOPS complex subunit Pcc1 — protein MRRATIRTTHGADEAAERVAAALAPDDTAEMATRVEGEAVVTTVTREGTSGLRSTVDDYVVNCRVADRLGGADHETDDATRTTDGTDTTNDTPDTDTNT, from the coding sequence ATGAGGCGGGCGACGATCAGGACGACCCACGGCGCAGACGAGGCCGCCGAACGCGTTGCGGCCGCGCTCGCCCCGGACGACACCGCGGAGATGGCGACGCGAGTCGAGGGCGAGGCGGTCGTGACGACGGTCACCCGCGAGGGGACGAGCGGTCTGCGGTCGACGGTCGACGACTACGTGGTCAACTGCCGGGTCGCGGACCGACTCGGCGGTGCGGACCACGAGACGGACGACGCGACGCGGACGACGGACGGCACAGACACGACGAACGACACACCAGACACAGACACCAACACATGA